The Triticum urartu cultivar G1812 chromosome 6, Tu2.1, whole genome shotgun sequence genome includes the window ATCGAACATGGAGCATCTGATCTGCAAAATAGCTCAAGCAGCAGAGTGTAAGTGCTTCACtgcaaaaaatgaaaaaaaaaaccCAGAGTAACTGTTGATTTCATTAAGTAACCGCTTCTGATTTGAACTAGATGTTTGCAGTGTGTTTTCAACCGACAGCTCAAAGAAGAATAAAAATCGACAAAATCAGAATCGGCGTCTGATTAATAGGATGGATATGCTACCCCACATCATAATTTGCTATCTTCACGGCATTTACTGTCTCTTGTTCATCAAATAGACCAAATGCGGCCAACTGTGACGATCTGCTAGAAGAAAAGAGACCCAAATCTGCAAAACCCTACTCATTTCTTTCTAGAATCGTAGTAACTACATGCAGTCTCACGTCCAAGAATCCTGTACACAACCATGTATAGCAGACTAAGAAAACTAACAAGAACCGCTCTCCCGAGCCAAGAAAACTAACTAGAGTTACGTCAAGAACGCTTCTTGATCAGAAGTTCAGAGGCGGACCAAGAATCGTCAAGAACCAAGAAAGCGCGCGCGCGCGCCCCCGTGTCAGCACCCCGGAGCAGTCTTGGCCACCGTCAGCGAGGCATGCGGCGACTGCGGCGTGGCCCAGATGTTGCACACGGGGCAGCGCGGCGAGATGGCCAGCCACCGATCGACGCAGTCCTGGTGGAAGGCGCGGTTGCAGCCGGGGAGGACGCGCACGGCGCGGCCCGGCTCCATGGCGTCGAGGCAGATGGGGCAcagcgcctcctcctcgtcgtcgacGGCGGCCTCCGCCTGGACGACCCCGCCAAGCCGCCTCAGCTCCGCCTCCGATAGCCCGTTCttgtcgtcgccgtcgccgtcgccgctcgTGTCCGGCGTgtcgggcggcggggcgggaGGTGGGCCCAGCGCCACGGCCTGGAACAGGTAGCAGAGCCAGACTCCGAGCACCCCGAGCAGGCCGATGGCGAGCGACCCCACGGCCAGGAACACCGCCCAGAGCTGCGCCATCCCTCTGTCTCGTCTCGTCGAGCGCGCGTGGCAGCAGTTACGGGCTCAGGCGCGTGCCATACGTAGTGGAATAGCACAGGACGCAGGTTTTATTTTAGGCTTTATTATTACTCAGGCCTCGTTCGGTTCATATGATATAGAAATATCATCGAAATTAGAAAAATCATAGTGTATCTCATTTTCTATAAGAAAAGAGATGTTATTTGATTCATAAGATATGAATTTTTTCTTTGAGTCTAGGCTAATCATTCTTTTTCTTTAAAATGTAATTTGAAGAATTAGTTCCTATCCTGCAGATGGAATACCATCTGCCGGCCAACCTGCTATGAAGAGCTTGGGGTAAGAAACCTGAGACTGCAATCGCTCTCATACAGAGTGAGGTGAGAATGACTTCGACACACGGACCCGCACAGGCCGTGGCAATGCTTGTTGATGATGCTGGACCCGGATGGTGTTTGATAGTTTGGTGAGCATCATTATGGGCAAAGGGTGCTTCTCTGGAGAGACGGGCAGGCGGATTCATGGTTTCTCAGTGAAAAACACCCCTCCACTTCTCGTTGATCTGGTCGGCACGAGGGTCGTGAACACTCGAACAGTACATCAAGCTTTGATCGACGAACAACAAACAATGGACATATGGCCGTGCAACTCCTTCATGGCCCTCCTACAGATCATGCATCTCTGGCACGACACTGCCCCGATGAATAGAGATACCGAGGTTCCTGATGTTTTTGCTTCGCCAGCCTCGGCCAATGGAGTCTATACTGCCAAGTCCACATATTAGTGCTTATGCCATGGTCTGACTCGATTACCATTCGTGAGCGGCATCTGGCGGAGCTGGCCCCCCTAAAGTGTGAAATATTTGCCTGGCTCATAGTTCAATATCGATTGTGGACATCGGTCATGGGCTCCAAGATCACCCATCCGCTTGTTACACTTGCTTGCAGGAGGAGGACAACTGCGACCACATCGTGACACAATGCGTCTTTGCGAGGGAGGTGTGGCAGAGGTGTTTTGATCTGTTGCAGCTAAACGTGGGTTGCTCGACAACTGCTGATACATTCACTAACTGGTGGACTCGATATAGGAAGCTATTCAGGAGACATGACATGTGTGGTTTTGACACCCTCGTCATTGGGACAATGTGGGCGCTCAAGAAATAGAGGAATGCTAGAGTGTTCGATAGACACCATTAGCTCAGGGGTCCTTTAGACTTAGCCCTTGAAATCTTAGATGAGATCAAGGATTCGAAACTTGTCGGTGTTCGTGTAGACCGCTAGATTGTTTTATGAGGAGTTAGCTTATGTCTctaggtgtgtgtgtgtgtgggtgccCCATCGATCGATGTTCGCATCGTTCGTTGGACTCTTGTAACTATTTTTCTCTCTTCTATAAAAAATATGGTATGCCATTGGCGTAATCTTGAAAAAAAGAAACccttcctacaaaccaaagggatCCAAAGATATTATCTTCTACAAAATTCCTATCATTTAGAATTCCTACAAAATTCATGTAAACCAAAGAAGGCCATGATTAGTATGTTTACACGGATAACAATGGGATCATGAGAATATCCCAACCATAAATGACGACCCTAATCTAATGATAAGGAATGCCTAGCAAGATTGTGAGCTTCACAATTTGAGCTCCTAGACTTATGAGCAAAATTGCAATCGGTAAAAGTATCATCGAGCTTCTAATCTCCTTGATAACTCCTTCATGGATGCCCCTGAACCTTCATGAATATGATTGATGACCGTCTTGCAATCCAAAGAAACGAACAAGTATTGGAGGCCCAAATCATCAACGTTGGAGCTTCATGACATGCTACGGCTTCAAGCAACATAGGATCGACAACCGATAGATAACAAATGTCGATAACCCAGATAGACACCATTTTTATCATGAAAAACCGTCGTCGTCGTAACCAAGTTTCTGTCACGAGAGACTCACGTCAACATTAAATTACACCCTTCCATTCGTAGGGGGTACTTCTCGCGTTCCATTGCTCGTGGAGCAGCCCTTGGGGCATGATTGAGGTGTTCGTATAGATGCCAAGTTAGTAATAAATCTTGTGACAAAGAGGTGAGTGGACAATTAAGGGGCTCTAGTTAAGTCCCTCATAAATAAGTTTTATCCTTAGTGTATAGATGGACCAAAGCGTGACTATCATTCATGTACAAGCTTCATGTGACAGCTAAACGGTCATGGGAAGCAACCAATTTTTAGTGTTTGTTTTGCTAATCGCGCTCATGTGCTCCATGAGATTTCGGTccacctgaaggaaatatgccctagaggcaataataaagttgttatttatatttgcttataccatgataaatgtttattattcatgctagaattgtattaaccggaaacttagtacatgtgtgaatacatagacaaacataatgtcactagtatgcctctacttgactagcttgttgaatcaatgatggttatatttcctaaccatagacatcagttgtcatttgattagcgggatcacatcattagagaatgatgtgattgacttgacccatctgttagcttagcacgatgatcgtttagtttgttgctattgctttctccataacttatacatgttcctatgaccatgagatcatgcaactcccaaataccgaagaaacacttagtgtgctatcaaacgtcacaacgtaactgggtgactataaagatgctctgcaggtgtctccgatggtgtttgttgagttggcatagatcgagattaggatttgtcactccgagtctcggagaggtatctctgggccctctcggtaatgcacatcactataagccttgcaagcaatgtgactaatgagttagttacgggatgatgcattatggaacgagtaaagagacttgccggtaacgagattgaactaggtattgagataccgatgatcgaatctcgggtaagtaacatacccatgacaaagggaacaacgtatgttgttgtgtggtttgaccgatgaagatctttgtagaatatgtaggaaccaatatgagcatccaggttccgctattggttattgaccggagatgagtctcggtcatgtctacgtagttctcgaacccgtagggtccgcacgcttaacattcgatgacgatcggtattatgagtttatatgtttttgatgtatcgaaggtagttcggagtcccgaatttgatcacggacatgacgaggagtctcgaaatggtcgatacataaagattgatatattagacggctatattcggacaccggaagtgttctgggtgatttcggagaaaaccggagtgccggagggttaccggacccccccaggtaactaatgggccacatgggccttagtggagagagagagagagggccggctaGGGCAGGCCACGTGCCCCTcaccctctagtccgaattggactagggaagggggcggcgccccccctttccttctcccttctcctccttcctttccccctcctagtaggactaggaaaggggagtcgtactcctactaggaggaggactcctcctctccaGGCGCGCCAcaagggccggccagcctcccccttgctcctttatatacgggggcagggggtaccctaggacacacaagttgaccattgatctgttagccgtgtgtggtgcccccctccagcataatccacctcggtcatatcgtcatagtgcttaggcgaagccctgcgccggaaatgaagaaaatatgccctataggcaataataaagttattttttatttcctcatatcgtgataaatgtttattattcatgctagaattgtattaactggaaacttagtacatgtgtgaatacatagacaaacagagtgtcactagtatgcctctacttgactagctcattaatcaaagatggttaatttcctaaccatagacatgagttgtcatttgattaacgagatcacatcattaggagaatgatgtgattgacttgacccatttcgttagcttagcacttgatcgtttagtttactgctattgctttcttcatgactcatacatgttcctatgactatgaggttatgcaactctcgattaccggaggaacactttgtgtgctaacaaatgtcacaacgtaattgggtgatcataaaggtgctccacaggtgtctccgatggtactttttgagttggcatagatcaagattatgatttgtcactccgattgtcggagaggtatctctgggcccactcggtaatgcgcatcactataagccttgcaagcattgtaactaatgagttagttgcgagatggtgtattacggaacgagtaaagagacttgccggtaacgagattgaactaggtattgagataccgatgatcgaatctcgtgcaagtaacataccgatgacaaagggaacaacgtatgttgttatgcggtttgaccgataaagatcttcgtagaatatgtgggagccaatatgagcatccaggttccgctattggttattgaccggagacgtgtctcggtcatgtctacatagttcttgaacccatagggtccgcacgcttaaagttcggtgacgatcagcattatgagttttttgtgttttgatttaccgaaggtagttcggagtcccggacatgatcacggacatgacgaggagtcttgaaatggtcgagacgtaaagatcaatatattggactactatattcggacaccggaagtgttccgggtggtttCAGAGAAAAttggagtgccggagggttatcggaacccccccccccgagagaaatagtgggccttatgggccttagtggagagagagagggctggcctagggcaggtcgcacgcccctccccctctaggtccgaattggactaggagaggggggcggcgcccccctttccttctccctctcccccttcctttccccctcctagtaggagtaggaaagaggggagtcctactcctactaggaggaggactcgtcctcctggcgcgcctataggggccggccggcctccccccttgctcctttatatacggggcagggggcacctctagacacacaagttgatctgttgatctctcccagccgtgtgcggtgcccccctccaccataatccacctcgatcatatcgtagcggttcttaggcgaagccctgcgtcggtagcatcatcatcaccatcatcatgtcgtcgtgctgatgaaactctcctgtgaagctctgctggatcggagttcgtgggacgtcatcgagctgaacgtgtgctgaacttggaggtgccgtgcgttcggtacttggatcggtcggatcgtgaagacatacgactacatcaaccgcgttgtgctaacacttctgctttcggtctacaagggtacatggacacactctcccctctcgttgctatgcattaccatgatcatgtgtgtgcgtagcattttttttttgaaattactacgttccccaacaatggcatctgagcctggtttatgcgtagatgttatatgcacgagtagaacacaagtgagttgtggacgatacaagtcatactgcttaccagcatgtcacactttggttcggcggtattgttggatgaagcggcccggaccgacattacgcgtacgcttacgcgagactggttctaccgacgtgctttgcacacaggggactggtgatgacccacaagtgtaggggatctatcgtagccttttcgataagtaagagtgtcgaacccaacgaggagcagaaggaaatgataagcagttttcagtaaggtattctctacaagcactgaaattatcggtaacagatagttttgtgataaggtaatttgtaacgagtagcaagtaatagaagtagataaggtgcagcaagatggcccaatcctttttgtagcaaaggacaagcctggacaaactcttatatgaagtaaagcactcccgacacatgggaattatcgccaagctagttttcatcacgttcatatgattcgcgttcggtactttgataatctgatatgtgggtggaccggttcttgggtgttgtccttacttggacaagcatcccacttatgattaacccccattgcaagcatccgcaactacaatagaagtattaaggtaaacctaaccatagcatgaaacatatggatccaaatcagccccttacgaagcaacacataaactagggtttaagcttctatcactctagcaacccatcatctacttattacttcccaatgcctccctctaggcccaaacaatggtgaagtgtcatgtagtctacgttcacatgacaccattaaagggatgacaacatacatctcatcaaaatatcgaacgaacaccaaattcacatgactactaatagcaagacttctcccatgtcctcaggaacaaacgtaactactcacaaagcatattcgtgttcataatcagaggggtattaatatgcataatggatctgaacatatgatcttccaccaagtaaaccaactagcatcaactacaaggagtaatcaacactactagcaacccacaggtaccaatatgaggtttggatacaaagattggatacaagagatgaactagggtttgagatgagatggtgctggtgaagatgttgatggagattgaccccctcccgatgagaggatcgttggtgatgacgatggtgatgatttccccctcccggagtgaagtttccctggcagaacagctctgccggagccctagattggttccgccaaggttccgcctcatggcggcggagttttgtcccgtgagcttgcttgtgatttttttcctcgaggaaagacctcatatagcagaagatgggcatcagggggccaccagggggcccatgaggtagggggcgtgcccaggggggttgggcgcgccccccacccttgtggctggtgggtggcccccctctggtacttcttgcgcccAATATTTTCTATATATTCTGAAAAGTGACGACGACATGAtaaggaagctaggagttttatgggagaccccgcgctaggaggagaggacgacgaacccaaggagatttgttctgaagactacatcatcatagacgacaccgactccgacccggatagtagtgatgatcactatgaagacaaagctggagcggatgtcatggagtcttccaccgatcaaaatttctagtagacgaagctggagcggatatcatggagacTACTAGAATCAGGCACTTTGCCATCTACCATGGCAGATGGCAAAGGCACGGACGGCTGATGGCAAAGggctttgccatcagccagcagatggcaaagggCTGGCTGAATAAACTTTGGTAAAGGCTTCTTTGTCGTcggctggcagatggcaaagagcctgcagcctttgccatctgctagcGGATGGCGTGCTTTGCCATCCGCCAGAAGATGGCAAAGGCTGAAGGCTCTTTGCCATCCGCCAGCTGATGGCAAAGGCTGcaggctctttgccatctgctggcggATGGCAAAGAGAACAAATAGGCCAGACGAGCACTGCACAGATTGCTGCCACGTGgcctctttgccatctgccagcgaatggcaaagctctttgccatcagccagcagatggcaaagtgcCTATATTGCCTCATTTAATTTTGTTTTCTCTTATATCAATTCATTTTCACAGAAAATCaaacacatatatatatatgaccaATATAGCATATTCAACACATATTACCAATAGTCATGAACGCAAATATACCCAACACATATCCAACATATGTTACTAGTAGTAGCAAGTTTCATCCATACATATACATAGTTTCATCAATATTACACAGTTTCATCATAGGTAGCAAGTTTTACAAAGTCAAAACAAAAACTAAAGACAAGCACTCCATCAACCCAAGCTTCCGTGATCTGAAGCAAATCTACAAAATGGGAaagaagaaagttagaagaagaagactagaagaagaagactagaagaaggaGATTATTATGATGCAACTAAAATGTGAAGATTATTATGATGCAACTTATATCTGTaaaataggtcattttggagctaagtatGGTTATTATATCATTTTTGAGCCAGCTAAGCATACTAAGTCATTTTGGTGTAAAAAATGCTAAGTAAGGTCATTTTGGAACTAATAAGTttattatgtcattttggagctagCTAAGCATATGAAGTCATTTCGGAACTAAAATATGTCATTTCGTAAGCATATTATGTCATTCTAGAGCTAGCtaagcatattaagtcatttGGAGTAAAAAatgctaagtataggtcattttagagctatcTTAGGTTAAATAGGTCAATTTTGAGCTAGCtaagcatattaagtcattttggaggaaaaaatgctaagtataggtcattttaaAGCTATCCTAGGTTAAATAGGTCAGTTTTGAGCTAATTAAGCAAAGCACTAGGCAAAACTTACCGTTAACCCGTAGGTGAAGGATCGGGGTTCTTGCTCGCGGTAGTGGCAGACGGAGGGGGATCGGGGTTCTTGCTCGCGCCAATGGCAGACGTCGATGCTTGTCGGGAGTTATGCTGCACCAAATTAAAGATCATTTGCAATGTCCTGTTAGCATGATGCAACTCAAATGTGAAGACTAataagtaatgtccattcaagtGAAACTCACCGTGTCCGCCGGAGCAATGACTGGCATCGGCGGAGGGGTATGACCGTTCTTCTCGCACATGGACtacacatttggttttgacgagtCAGTCATATTAGTTACTAATGAAAGGAACATTGCATGCATGATTTAGCTAATATGCAAAAGAAACTTACTGCGAAGAGCTCGTATATGGCCCGGTTAGCCAAGTCGTTCCGATTCCTCTCCTCCTCCAAAAGCCTAGTCATCCTCTTCTCagtctccctctccctctccgcCGCCTGCCTCCTTTTCTCCGCCAGAAGCTCCTGGGTCTTTGCTCTCTCTTCCTcaatagcagcctgcaacaccactcctCTTTAGCATTGTAATCATCGACATCCGCACACATAATGTAATGGAGGAAAGGTATCTGATTCAGTATAACTAACCTTGATTTCGAGATCCATTGGCCGTGGAAGAGGCCTTATCTCAAGATCGGAGCTCGTCTGGCGCCTCTTGATCCGCGGGAGAGTGCTAGTACAACGTATCAGTCCATCCCCAATGGCTAACAAGCCATGGttcctcccgccaccagatatcatcaccagctctggatcaataggctggctcgggttaaagtctggccctttcctcgccttcccctcgtCTTTGTacctcacgagcttgttgtgggaggcgtggttggtgaagttctttggatcatcgagATCAGACTCAGAGAATGCCTTGGCCTTCTTATACGGGGCACTATGAGCCATGGCATAGAGGTCGAATAGCTCTGGCACATCCATCTTGTTGTGCCGCTCCTAAAAGAGAGGAACAAAGTATTAgttaagggctcaagctagcatgaagaatgaaTTTGTATGAATCATGAAGAAAATCACATACCCAGTTATCCCCGTACTGATATAGGTTAATGCTTATCATgtcccaagaccggagcttcagatgccttccagggtttccgggattcgtcgtgtgatttgtttggttcatttcattcatcattgcatcatgtgcattacatcatgtcatcatgccatcatgtcatttcttttcttaactcaactaaataagtGGCATGGATCTCTGATCCATTTAAATcaagggaattcacatggtgattctctttataacatatcctcccgatattagggagctatattaaatattccatcttcggaatcacccataacacacATGCAAAATATTTTCCATGTCTATTCCTCttcgagtttgaccttcaaaCCTTGCCAATATTTCTCATCTCTTTTATCGAGGCTCCTCAAAAAAAATCTCAGCCCATTTAGAGTCCTTTCGAATGGGTTTCAAAATTCAAACATGTTGAATTAAATTCAACATGTGCGAATCTTTTGTTCTCCAAAAATCCTCTTGCCATTTTATTTAAATTCCTCacatttttgcgagtccgggaaaattatccgcgtgtccaacttcttcccctaacctccctttcttttctttcttatctctgttttgtttttttttctttagagtcagagagagagaagagagagccCACCTCCCTGGCCATTTGCTCCTCTCGGCCCAAGGCCTCCCGCGGCCTCCTAGGCCCAGCCGCCTCTACAACCCTAACCTCGCTCAGCCTCTCTCCCTCTcgatcccctccttcctcctgGCGCCGCCACACACGCATAGAGAGAGGGGCAGCGCCAGAACCCCGCGCCCGATCCCCTGGTGTTGTGCTCGATCCCCGCGTCTCTCCCTCACCATCTCCCCCGTTCCGCCAGAGGATCCCCTCTCCTCGCCCTTCCATCTTCCCCCGCCGATGCCGCCGGCGGCCACCCCGGCCAGCCTCTGGTCACCTGCAGGCGGCCTTGTCGCCCCCTGGTTCTCCTCCTAGCCTCGCGCCCGAGCTGCCCGTCCAGGAGCACCACGCCGGCCGCTCGCTCCTGTCCTCCTCGCACTGGATCCGACGAGTCCAAGTGCCGCCGTTCCCGCGTCGCTGCAGGGCCTCCCTCCTGCCGCGAGCTCCACCTcccatggccgccgccgccgtcctgcCTACCCCACTGgagcgccccgccgcctcgggTCTCCTCCGCCCGGGTCCTCTCGCGTCGCCACCCGCAGGTTCCGGCACTACCTCAAGCGCCCCCGCGCCCCTACATCGAGCCTCCAGGGCATGGGTCGACGGATGCCGCCTCCTTTGCGCGAGCTCGCCTCCGCCTCTACTCCTGCTGCTGCTCAGCCCTGCTTCGCCTTGCCACCGCGAGCACCGGATGCTCCGGTGAGCCCGCGCCAGCCAGCAACCTCCTGCTGCCCTTACCCCATGCTTCTACCACTCCTGCGAGCACCCCATCTGTGAAACCTGCCTCCGTCGGAGGCGACCAGTTCATCGTGTCCTTTTGAACGCTATCAACCGAGGCCTTTTTGGTGTTGTTTTGGATCTCGCCAAGGCCTCTTGTTCCTGGGTTTCTGGCAAGCAGCATGAGGACCGAGGACTCGGAGCAACCGGTCCTTCAAGTTTTTCAGAGACCACGCGGAGTCGCCAAGTACCCCGACACCCGGAGCCCCTTGGAaacgtcaagttcgactaccgtaGCGCCGAAGACCTTGGATGCTCGAACGAGTGCTGACTGAAACGCCtaagtaccactacttccacgaCGACCGTTGTCCGCCAAGTACACCTTCGGACACCAAGTTCCTCTTCAAAACGTACGACTACTCGGTGTTGCGTCAAGTACCCCGATGGCCGGAGCCCTCGGATCCATCAAGTTCGTCTACGAACCGAGAACAACTACCGTCTCCGAAGAACCGTGTAACGgaaccgtcaagttcgactaTGACTCGTGTACGACTACACGGGATTCATCGGACGCCAAGTTCAACGATGCATCCagttcctcgccgtgaccccgaacatctacggaaactcgtgcaacgataaacatgtaccactatcATCGCCGAGATCGtgagaacctctaccgtcgatcctagagcatgcgagaacgactacttccactacgaatgTCCCGAAAACGTCTACTacccctacaccgcatcgaactcgAACCGCTCTGATaacgcacgcttcaaaggtataaccctgagacgaccgcccgtgaatGAAAGCATGTGTGATGTATAAGATGCTCATGCTTGCTCCGTGCTTGAATTGTCGGTGCATGTTGCCCCCTTTTTGCCTTGTCACCGTCGTCggcccgtgggaacccggtaaccgggatcaccccaccatcttttgcacgctcccgtCACACTTCCTTTACACCgatatctccatgagctaccggaaccgttATGTTGCCGGGGCATCATTTTCGGAATTGTTGCCGTGGAACCCccttcgtttccgccacgatgacaaatgccttatatcttatcatgtcaacattttcttaaaattgcataaacttgaacatgttatccgcatcatgttaacaacattaagATGTTTAAAgttgttgtttgctttaaattgctaatgcacatgaggatataccggaattgttgtttgatgtttccggcctcatttaaaatgcctaactatgttttcactcatgtttcacctcttgccatgttaaccatcctttaatattgttgagtacctaaccgggagtgaactaaataattgatgtggtgttccatcaatatgcaagtcgttgcatattgagctccacttaatttgtaggattgcttgtgcactttgccatgccatgcctcattaatccggacatgcatcatacttgattgtgcatcatgccatgattatgtgatggttgtttactatgttgtgcttctttccggtgttgcttcttcgggttggttccgataatgtcgcgtttgtgaggaatcgtttgactacgtccgtttgtcttcttcatggactcgttcttattTCTTGCGGGATTtcat containing:
- the LOC125512238 gene encoding E3 ubiquitin-protein ligase ATL23-like, translating into MAQLWAVFLAVGSLAIGLLGVLGVWLCYLFQAVALGPPPAPPPDTPDTSGDGDGDDKNGLSEAELRRLGGVVQAEAAVDDEEEALCPICLDAMEPGRAVRVLPGCNRAFHQDCVDRWLAISPRCPVCNIWATPQSPHASLTVAKTAPGC